Proteins co-encoded in one Metabacillus sp. KUDC1714 genomic window:
- a CDS encoding glycoside hydrolase family 3 N-terminal domain-containing protein has product MEKYKDSHYPIHERLNSLINQMTLKEKVGQLNQKMYGWEAYNKTENGYELTSAFKEQVAKFDSMGALYGLFRADPWSNVNFANGIKVENSAAVTNMIQKYVKENTRLGIPVLFSEECPHGHQALDSTIFPTHIGSGASWNPQLQQMVSKHVADELHARGGHLGLVSTLDIVRDPRWGRTEECFSEDPFLSSKMTEAVVRGMQGENENTPKVLPVLKHFAAQGAGVGGHNSGPALIGERELREIFLPPMKAGVQSGVLACMAAYNEIDGVPCHANHHLLTKILREEWDYKGIVMADGTALDRLLLLTGNKELAAAYGLKAGVDLSLWDDVYMEIETAVKSGKIEEQLVDKAVSRVLYLKFKLGLFDETTTRSEGKASNVIGSRRAIETNVEMARQSIVLVENKNKILPISKRLKKIAVIGPNADNIYNLLGDYTPPQRRENVVTILDGIKSMVGKDTKVLYAKGCGIRDKDKSEFTTVKKMAKEADIVVLALGGTSAREFGMEFENNGAAKGFNETEMDCGENIDVANLELGGVQLDLVKEIHSTGTPIISVLIQGRPYSIPLLTQYCEAVLIGWYPGQQGGRAIAEVLFGDVNPNGKLPVSIPRSSMQLPVYYNYKDSGAKEDYFDMSGRALYPFGYGLSYTSFTYRFLSEENETITLKELHDSKQVTFYVEVKNIGEIDGYEVVQLYIKDMEATVTQRKKELKGFQKVWLKRNETKTITFSLGFDELAIWDIDMNFAIEPGSVKLMVGGSSHTVLEKKLIIEDRSHHLGMKGQMQE; this is encoded by the coding sequence TACAAAGATAGTCATTATCCCATACACGAACGATTGAATAGTTTAATAAATCAAATGACATTGAAAGAAAAGGTAGGCCAATTAAATCAAAAAATGTATGGATGGGAAGCCTACAATAAAACAGAAAATGGATATGAATTAACAAGCGCCTTTAAAGAACAAGTTGCCAAATTTGATAGTATGGGTGCTTTATATGGTTTGTTTAGAGCAGATCCGTGGTCAAATGTTAATTTTGCAAATGGGATAAAGGTTGAGAATAGTGCAGCAGTGACTAATATGATCCAGAAGTATGTGAAAGAAAACACAAGATTAGGTATACCTGTGCTATTTTCTGAAGAATGTCCACATGGGCATCAGGCATTGGATAGCACCATATTTCCGACACATATTGGGTCTGGAGCCTCTTGGAATCCACAGCTACAGCAGATGGTTTCCAAGCATGTAGCGGATGAGTTACATGCTAGGGGTGGGCACCTAGGTTTAGTCTCCACTTTAGACATTGTCCGAGATCCGAGATGGGGAAGAACAGAAGAGTGCTTTAGTGAAGATCCCTTTTTATCATCGAAAATGACAGAGGCGGTCGTTCGTGGGATGCAAGGAGAGAATGAGAATACCCCTAAAGTCCTCCCAGTATTAAAACACTTCGCTGCACAAGGAGCTGGAGTTGGAGGTCACAATTCAGGACCAGCATTAATTGGTGAAAGAGAATTACGGGAGATTTTTTTACCACCAATGAAAGCGGGAGTACAGTCTGGGGTTCTAGCTTGTATGGCTGCTTATAATGAGATTGATGGTGTTCCTTGTCATGCGAACCACCACCTATTAACTAAGATCCTTCGCGAGGAGTGGGATTACAAAGGAATTGTCATGGCAGATGGTACTGCACTTGACCGATTGCTATTATTAACTGGCAACAAGGAGTTAGCAGCTGCATATGGCTTAAAAGCTGGAGTAGATTTAAGCTTATGGGATGATGTTTATATGGAGATTGAAACAGCAGTAAAAAGTGGAAAAATTGAAGAACAACTTGTTGATAAAGCAGTTTCAAGAGTACTTTATCTAAAGTTTAAGCTAGGGCTTTTTGATGAAACAACAACTAGAAGTGAAGGAAAGGCTTCAAATGTTATTGGAAGTAGGAGAGCGATTGAAACGAATGTAGAAATGGCTCGTCAGTCTATTGTATTAGTTGAAAACAAGAACAAAATCTTACCTATTAGTAAACGGTTAAAGAAAATAGCTGTTATTGGACCGAATGCTGACAATATCTACAATTTACTCGGCGATTATACACCACCTCAGCGTAGAGAAAATGTTGTGACCATACTTGATGGTATAAAATCGATGGTCGGTAAGGATACGAAAGTATTGTATGCAAAAGGGTGTGGAATTAGGGATAAGGATAAATCTGAGTTTACGACTGTAAAGAAAATGGCTAAGGAAGCAGATATTGTTGTTTTAGCATTAGGTGGAACTAGTGCTAGAGAGTTTGGAATGGAATTTGAAAATAATGGTGCTGCTAAGGGATTTAATGAAACAGAAATGGATTGTGGAGAAAATATTGATGTAGCTAATTTAGAACTTGGTGGAGTACAGCTGGATCTAGTGAAAGAAATACATTCAACTGGAACACCTATCATTTCTGTTCTTATTCAAGGGCGTCCTTATTCAATTCCGTTGCTAACCCAATATTGTGAGGCCGTTTTAATAGGATGGTATCCAGGGCAACAGGGAGGGAGAGCAATAGCTGAAGTACTATTTGGTGATGTTAACCCGAATGGCAAGCTTCCAGTTTCTATTCCTCGTTCGTCAATGCAACTACCCGTTTATTATAACTATAAGGATAGTGGTGCCAAAGAGGATTATTTTGATATGAGTGGAAGGGCATTATATCCTTTTGGTTATGGTTTAAGTTATACATCGTTTACATATCGTTTCCTTTCTGAAGAAAATGAAACAATTACACTAAAGGAGCTTCATGATTCTAAGCAAGTTACTTTTTATGTAGAAGTCAAAAATATAGGCGAAATAGATGGATATGAAGTAGTTCAACTTTATATTAAAGATATGGAAGCTACTGTGACACAAAGAAAGAAAGAACTGAAAGGATTTCAAAAGGTTTGGTTAAAAAGAAATGAAACCAAGACGATTACATTTTCTCTAGGTTTTGATGAACTAGCTATATGGGACATTGATATGAATTTCGCAATTGAACCAGGATCCGTAAAACTGATGGTAGGTGGTTCTTCTCATACTGTGTTAGAAAAAAAGCTAATCATAGAAGACCGTTCACATCATTTGGGAATGAAAGGTCAAATGCAGGAATAG